From a single Hypomesus transpacificus isolate Combined female chromosome 14, fHypTra1, whole genome shotgun sequence genomic region:
- the parvg gene encoding gamma-parvin isoform X1 → MEGNIFDSQQEKDTIDIDSFQGEKRKIIQPSSLQDPKLEKLKTVLVDWINSTLKREHIVVQHLEEDIFDGLVIHHLLVSLAGVQLPVDEIAVTSAAQIHKLEIILEALNNKLELKESTIKWSVKLIHSRDLLATLHLLVAMVKCFHPDLELPSNVSVEVVLVEVSRSGIKSDVQIEFLTKESDSIDSLSSSNREHPIDQLLQLDPHKVHTVKKAILHFVNQNLSSLGLQVIDLEKQFADGVILLLLIGQLEGFFLPICNFHLTPVSQTEMLHNVTLALDLLNDLELEVSNVDPQDIISQDASATLRVLYGLFKRHKAK, encoded by the exons atggagggaaacATCTTTGACTCCCAGCAGGAGAAAGACACCATTGACATAGACAGTTTTCAGG gggagaagagaaagatcaTTCAACCCTCATCTTTGCAAGACCCTAAACTTGAAAAATTGAAAACG GTCTTGGTTGACTGGATCAACAGTACTTTAAAGCGTGAGCACATTGTGGTCCAACATCTAGAAGAAGACATATTTGATGGACTGGTGATTCATCATCTcttgg TCAGTCTAGCAGGGGTGCAGCTGCCCGTGGATGAGATAGCTGTGACGAGCGCTGCTCAGATCCATAAGCTGGAGATCATTCTGGAAGCTCTCAACAACAAGCTAGAACTCAAGGAGAGCACCATCAAGTGGAGCGTCAAAC TCATCCACAGCAGAGACCTCCTGGCCACTCTTCATCtgctggttgccatggtgaagtGTTTTCACCCTGATCTAGAGTTGCCTTCGAATGTGAGTGTGGAAGTTGTTCTGGTTGAG GTCAGCAGAAGTGGAATCAAGTCTGACGTACAAATAGAGTTCCTGACCAAAGAAAG TGATTCAATAGACTCCCTGAGTAGTTCTAACA GAGAACATCCTATTGATCAGCTGCTTCAGCTGGACCCGCACAAAGTCCACACAGTGAAAAAG GCCATTCTGCACTTTGTCAACCAGAACTTGTCCTCCCTGGGTCTGCAGGTGATCGACTTGGAGAAACAG TTTGCAGATGGTGTGATTCTCCTGCTGCTGATTGGGCAGTTAGAGGGGTTCTTCCTCCCAATCTGTAACTTTCACCTCACCCCCGTGAGCCAAACTGAGATG CTTCACAATGTCACGTTAGCCCTTGACCTCCTCAATGACCTGGAGCTGGAGGTGTCCAACGTTGACCCACAAG ACATCATCTCCCAGGATGCATCAGCCACCTTGAGGGTCCTGTATGGCCTATTTAAGAGGCACAAAGCCAAGTGA
- the shisal1b gene encoding protein shisa-like-1a isoform X2, producing MTITSRQSFNVLTVLFLLLSTAALSAHFRVCEPYSDHKGRYHFGFHCPRLSDNKTYMFCCHHNNTAFKYCCNETEFQTVMQINLTTTSDGYAHNNYTALVGVWIYGFFVMVLLALDFLYYSAMNYEVCRVYLEKWGLGGRWLKKARNQWHRPVPEEDDSLALAQAQPMVQSHHHPRHSLRGESNSPTLLSCNTSTA from the exons ATGACGATCACCAGCCGGCAGTCCTTCAATGTCCTGACAGTGCTTTTCCTTCTGCTGTCCACAGCAG cccTCTCTGCACATTTCCGAGTGTGCGAACCCTACTCCGACCACAAGGGGCGTTACCACTTTGGCTTCCACTGCCCACGCCTCTCAGACAACAAGACCTACATGTTCTGCTGTCACCATAACAACACGGCCTTCAAGTACTGCTGCAACGAGACAGAGTTCCAGACAGTCATGCAGATCAACCTGACCACCACCTCAGATGGCTATGCTCACAA TAACTACACTGCTCTGGTAGGCGTTTGGATCTATGGGTTCTTCGTCATGGTGCTGCTAGCCCTGGACTTCCTGTACTACTCGGCTATGAACTATGAGGTGTGCCGGGTCTACCTGGAGAAGTGGGGCCTGGGCGGACGCTGGCTGAAGAAAGCCAGGAACCAGTGGCATCGGCCGGTACCAGAGGAGGATGACAGCCTGGCCctggcccaggcccagcccatGGTACAGAGCCACCATCATCCCAGACACAGCCTGCGGGGAGAGAGCAACAGCCCCACGCTCCTGTCCTGCAACACGTCCACCGCCTG A
- the parvg gene encoding gamma-parvin isoform X2, whose amino-acid sequence MEGNIFDSQQEKDTIDIDSFQGEKRKIIQPSSLQDPKLEKLKTVLVDWINSTLKREHIVVQHLEEDIFDGLVIHHLLVSLAGVQLPVDEIAVTSAAQIHKLEIILEALNNKLELKESTIKWSVKLIHSRDLLATLHLLVAMVKCFHPDLELPSNVSVEVVLVEVSRSGIKSDVQIEFLTKESDSIDSLSSSNREHPIDQLLQLDPHKVHTVKKAILHFVNQNLSSLGLQVIDLEKQFADGVILLLLIGQLEGFFLPICNFHLTPVSQTEMLHNVTLALDLLNDLELEVSNVDPQGGYFTVRQLLP is encoded by the exons atggagggaaacATCTTTGACTCCCAGCAGGAGAAAGACACCATTGACATAGACAGTTTTCAGG gggagaagagaaagatcaTTCAACCCTCATCTTTGCAAGACCCTAAACTTGAAAAATTGAAAACG GTCTTGGTTGACTGGATCAACAGTACTTTAAAGCGTGAGCACATTGTGGTCCAACATCTAGAAGAAGACATATTTGATGGACTGGTGATTCATCATCTcttgg TCAGTCTAGCAGGGGTGCAGCTGCCCGTGGATGAGATAGCTGTGACGAGCGCTGCTCAGATCCATAAGCTGGAGATCATTCTGGAAGCTCTCAACAACAAGCTAGAACTCAAGGAGAGCACCATCAAGTGGAGCGTCAAAC TCATCCACAGCAGAGACCTCCTGGCCACTCTTCATCtgctggttgccatggtgaagtGTTTTCACCCTGATCTAGAGTTGCCTTCGAATGTGAGTGTGGAAGTTGTTCTGGTTGAG GTCAGCAGAAGTGGAATCAAGTCTGACGTACAAATAGAGTTCCTGACCAAAGAAAG TGATTCAATAGACTCCCTGAGTAGTTCTAACA GAGAACATCCTATTGATCAGCTGCTTCAGCTGGACCCGCACAAAGTCCACACAGTGAAAAAG GCCATTCTGCACTTTGTCAACCAGAACTTGTCCTCCCTGGGTCTGCAGGTGATCGACTTGGAGAAACAG TTTGCAGATGGTGTGATTCTCCTGCTGCTGATTGGGCAGTTAGAGGGGTTCTTCCTCCCAATCTGTAACTTTCACCTCACCCCCGTGAGCCAAACTGAGATG CTTCACAATGTCACGTTAGCCCTTGACCTCCTCAATGACCTGGAGCTGGAGGTGTCCAACGTTGACCCACAAG GTGGATATTTCACTGTAAGGCAACTATTACCATGA
- the shisal1b gene encoding protein shisa-like-1a isoform X1, with protein sequence MTITSRQSFNVLTVLFLLLSTAALSAHFRVCEPYSDHKGRYHFGFHCPRLSDNKTYMFCCHHNNTAFKYCCNETEFQTVMQINLTTTSDGYAHNNYTALVGVWIYGFFVMVLLALDFLYYSAMNYEVCRVYLEKWGLGGRWLKKARNQWHRPVPEEDDSLALAQAQPMVQSHHHPRHSLRGESNSPTLLSCNTSTAW encoded by the exons ATGACGATCACCAGCCGGCAGTCCTTCAATGTCCTGACAGTGCTTTTCCTTCTGCTGTCCACAGCAG cccTCTCTGCACATTTCCGAGTGTGCGAACCCTACTCCGACCACAAGGGGCGTTACCACTTTGGCTTCCACTGCCCACGCCTCTCAGACAACAAGACCTACATGTTCTGCTGTCACCATAACAACACGGCCTTCAAGTACTGCTGCAACGAGACAGAGTTCCAGACAGTCATGCAGATCAACCTGACCACCACCTCAGATGGCTATGCTCACAA TAACTACACTGCTCTGGTAGGCGTTTGGATCTATGGGTTCTTCGTCATGGTGCTGCTAGCCCTGGACTTCCTGTACTACTCGGCTATGAACTATGAGGTGTGCCGGGTCTACCTGGAGAAGTGGGGCCTGGGCGGACGCTGGCTGAAGAAAGCCAGGAACCAGTGGCATCGGCCGGTACCAGAGGAGGATGACAGCCTGGCCctggcccaggcccagcccatGGTACAGAGCCACCATCATCCCAGACACAGCCTGCGGGGAGAGAGCAACAGCCCCACGCTCCTGTCCTGCAACACGTCCACCGCCTGGTGA